The following coding sequences are from one Phenylobacterium glaciei window:
- a CDS encoding M16 family metallopeptidase, with protein MIRPLRGAAALLAATALSGCAVAHMSMPKLGGFGFGQDKAPAPAGPLKLAPGQWAQARSDVPADPEIRFGALPNGMRYAIRKQSIPAGQAALRLRFDAGSLQETDAQAGLAHFLEHMAFNGSKNVPEGDMVKILERLGLAFGADTNASTDLDETVYKLDLPRTDAETLDTSLMLLREAAGNLTIDQAAVDRERGVVLSEERARDNPASRVYRARQAFLLKDQLPPRRDPIGKVEVLQNAPAGLIKDYYQHYYRPERAVLVAAGDFDLDAMEARIKAKFGDWQATGPAGPDPVLGPVAPRGPEARLVIEAGAPLSLQLAWIHGPDTNPDSIAKRRSDLIEYLGFQVLNRRFSTLSRAADPPFLGAGAFKRDEYDAAELTMVTVNAEASRWKDALTAADQEQRRAIRFGVRQDELDREIEEVRANIKADAAGAATRTPGQLANEIAGSLSDNDVVTNPAQDAVFFEQSVKGLKAAEVSAALKAAFTGDGPLIFMTSPKEIAGGEPALLSALDASRKLEVTPPTGATAVAWPYETFGAPGKVAISKDVTDLDTTFVTFENGVRLTIKPTHFKDDEVLVRVNVGGGRVDMPRDHQSGAWAASTYVEGGLAKISAEDMERVLARRVYGAQFSIGDDAFVFSGGTRPDDLDIQLQVLAAYVAEPGWRPEAFARLKTAGKTFHDQYESTDSGVLSRDLGGLLRSGDERWVFPSRAQIADAKLSELKDEISPAIASGPIEVVIVGDVTVEKATELVAATFGALPQRAAPTPADPAKRQVAFPAGVATPVQRTHKGRADQAIGYLAWPTTGFFANPQKARDTAVMGEVLELRLIDELRETQGATYSPQVSYNHSMVWPTWGYVSANVEIPPEKLPAFFADVRKIAADMRTKDISPDELERAKKPRIDQFEKARETNGYWLNELSGAQADPRRLDATRAILPGTERVTIADVRRAAQDVLVDDRMWMLEVKPGK; from the coding sequence ATGATCCGTCCCCTGCGCGGCGCCGCCGCGCTTCTCGCGGCCACCGCCCTGAGCGGCTGCGCTGTCGCCCACATGTCGATGCCCAAGCTTGGGGGGTTCGGGTTCGGACAGGACAAGGCGCCCGCCCCCGCCGGCCCGCTCAAGCTCGCCCCCGGCCAGTGGGCCCAGGCCCGCTCCGATGTCCCCGCCGATCCGGAGATCCGCTTCGGCGCCCTGCCCAACGGCATGCGCTACGCCATCCGCAAGCAGTCCATCCCCGCCGGCCAGGCCGCCCTGCGCCTGCGCTTCGACGCCGGCTCCCTGCAGGAGACCGACGCCCAGGCCGGCCTCGCCCACTTCCTGGAGCACATGGCCTTCAACGGCTCGAAGAACGTGCCCGAGGGCGACATGGTCAAGATTCTGGAGCGCCTGGGCCTGGCCTTCGGGGCCGACACCAACGCCTCGACCGATCTCGACGAGACCGTCTACAAGCTGGATCTGCCGCGCACCGACGCCGAGACCCTCGACACCTCTCTGATGCTGCTGCGCGAGGCCGCCGGCAATCTCACCATCGACCAGGCCGCCGTCGACCGTGAACGCGGCGTGGTGCTGTCGGAGGAACGCGCCCGGGACAATCCGGCGTCGCGCGTCTACCGCGCCCGCCAGGCCTTCCTGCTGAAGGACCAGCTGCCCCCCCGGCGCGACCCCATCGGCAAGGTCGAGGTGCTGCAGAACGCCCCGGCCGGCCTGATCAAGGACTATTACCAGCACTATTACCGCCCCGAGCGCGCGGTCCTGGTGGCCGCCGGCGACTTCGACCTCGACGCCATGGAGGCCAGGATCAAGGCGAAGTTCGGCGACTGGCAGGCCACCGGTCCGGCCGGTCCCGACCCGGTCCTCGGCCCCGTCGCCCCGCGCGGCCCTGAGGCCAGGCTGGTGATCGAGGCCGGCGCGCCGCTCTCCCTGCAGCTCGCCTGGATCCACGGCCCCGACACCAACCCCGACAGCATCGCCAAGCGCCGCAGCGACCTGATCGAGTATCTGGGCTTCCAGGTGCTGAACCGCCGCTTCTCCACCCTCTCGCGCGCTGCCGATCCGCCCTTCCTGGGGGCCGGCGCCTTCAAGCGCGACGAGTATGACGCCGCCGAACTGACCATGGTCACCGTCAACGCCGAGGCCAGCCGCTGGAAGGACGCGCTCACCGCCGCCGACCAGGAACAGCGCCGCGCGATCCGCTTCGGCGTGCGCCAGGACGAGCTGGACCGCGAGATCGAGGAGGTCCGCGCCAACATCAAGGCCGACGCCGCCGGCGCCGCCACCCGCACCCCGGGCCAGCTGGCCAACGAGATCGCAGGTTCGCTCTCCGACAACGATGTGGTCACCAATCCGGCCCAGGACGCGGTCTTCTTCGAGCAGTCGGTAAAGGGGCTGAAGGCCGCCGAGGTCTCCGCCGCCCTGAAGGCCGCCTTCACCGGCGACGGCCCGCTGATCTTCATGACCTCCCCCAAGGAGATCGCCGGCGGCGAACCGGCCCTGCTGAGCGCGCTGGACGCCTCGCGCAAGCTGGAGGTCACCCCGCCCACCGGCGCCACCGCCGTGGCCTGGCCCTACGAGACCTTCGGCGCCCCCGGCAAGGTCGCGATCAGCAAGGACGTCACCGACCTCGACACCACCTTCGTCACCTTCGAGAACGGCGTCCGCCTCACCATCAAGCCGACCCACTTCAAGGACGACGAGGTCCTGGTGCGCGTCAATGTCGGCGGCGGCCGGGTCGACATGCCCCGCGACCACCAGAGTGGCGCCTGGGCGGCCAGCACCTATGTCGAGGGCGGCCTCGCCAAGATCAGCGCCGAGGACATGGAGCGCGTGCTCGCCCGCCGCGTCTACGGCGCCCAGTTCAGCATCGGCGACGACGCCTTCGTCTTCTCCGGCGGCACCCGCCCCGACGACCTGGATATCCAGCTGCAGGTCCTGGCGGCCTATGTCGCCGAGCCCGGTTGGCGGCCCGAGGCCTTCGCCCGCCTCAAGACCGCCGGCAAGACCTTCCATGACCAGTATGAGTCCACCGATTCCGGCGTGCTCAGCCGCGACCTCGGCGGCCTGCTGCGCTCGGGCGACGAGCGCTGGGTCTTCCCCAGCCGCGCGCAGATCGCCGACGCCAAACTCTCTGAGTTGAAGGACGAGATATCGCCCGCCATCGCCAGCGGCCCCATCGAGGTGGTCATCGTTGGCGACGTCACGGTGGAAAAGGCCACCGAGCTTGTCGCCGCCACCTTCGGCGCCCTGCCCCAGCGCGCGGCCCCGACGCCCGCCGATCCGGCCAAGCGCCAGGTCGCCTTCCCGGCCGGCGTCGCCACGCCCGTGCAGCGCACTCACAAGGGCCGCGCCGACCAGGCCATCGGCTACCTCGCCTGGCCCACCACCGGCTTCTTCGCCAATCCCCAGAAGGCCCGCGACACCGCCGTCATGGGCGAGGTGCTGGAACTGCGCCTGATCGACGAACTGCGTGAAACCCAAGGGGCCACCTACTCGCCCCAGGTCAGCTACAACCACTCCATGGTCTGGCCCACCTGGGGCTATGTCTCGGCCAACGTCGAGATCCCGCCCGAGAAGCTGCCGGCCTTCTTTGCCGACGTCCGCAAGATCGCGGCGGATATGCGCACCAAGGACATCAGCCCCGATGAACTGGAACGCGCCAAGAAGCCCCGCATCGACCAGTTCGAAAAGGCCCGCGAGACCAACGGCTATTGGCTAAACGAGCTCTCGGGCGCCCAGGCTGACCCGCGGCGCCTCGACGCCACCCGCGCCATCCTCCCCGGCACCGAACGCGTCACCATCGCCGACGTCCGCCGCGCCGCCCAGGACGTCCTGGTGGACGACAGGATGTGGATGCTCGAGGTCAAGCCGGGGAAGTAA
- the hfaD gene encoding holdfast anchor protein HfaD: protein MLVGILPCGAATSQTSTVLNNQVQLGDVFSQQTLNVETVSDSTTANTTASGNAYSASTDGSDLDLRSNQTSSGNVLANTVVNVDTNSGAQTYLSTTATGNLGDANVYAGTMTAVFNQATTASTVKANSQIEAEQAQTGEVAASTQAVANDQSLGVSVGAAGVRVNQTNAGDVYADGGAIYGLVSGSAELTAGAMGNNVAYSGDGGSAARVVVDQQNTSDSVQAAHFTAYGQVQDAKTTAIAAGNNVNAVNEGYLLDATTSQGNQAYVRAQAESSAANFGSGAAVANGVGNNAVMGDIGGEVIVDNTQFNEGGGIEAVAAYTGGEGYDGLASASASGNAVVGYACADCSGRLTVANSQTNTTDIGATATATLTTGRSISGVANAVGNTATYYVSRPGE, encoded by the coding sequence ATGCTCGTCGGGATCCTGCCGTGCGGGGCCGCTACTAGCCAGACCAGCACGGTCCTGAACAATCAGGTCCAGCTCGGCGACGTCTTCAGCCAGCAGACCCTGAACGTCGAGACCGTCAGCGACTCCACCACCGCCAACACCACGGCGAGCGGTAACGCCTATTCGGCCTCCACCGACGGCAGCGACCTCGACCTCCGCTCCAACCAGACCTCCAGTGGCAATGTGCTGGCCAATACGGTGGTCAATGTGGACACCAATTCCGGCGCCCAGACCTATCTGAGCACGACGGCCACCGGCAATCTCGGCGACGCCAACGTCTATGCCGGGACCATGACCGCGGTCTTCAACCAGGCGACCACCGCCTCCACCGTCAAGGCCAACAGCCAGATCGAGGCCGAGCAGGCGCAGACCGGTGAGGTCGCCGCCAGCACCCAGGCGGTGGCCAACGACCAGAGCCTCGGCGTCAGCGTCGGCGCGGCGGGCGTGCGCGTGAACCAGACCAACGCCGGCGACGTCTATGCCGATGGCGGCGCCATCTACGGCCTGGTGTCCGGCTCGGCGGAGCTGACGGCCGGGGCCATGGGCAACAATGTCGCCTACTCCGGCGACGGCGGCTCCGCCGCCCGCGTCGTCGTCGACCAGCAGAACACCAGCGACAGCGTCCAGGCCGCCCACTTCACCGCCTATGGCCAGGTGCAGGACGCCAAGACCACCGCCATCGCGGCGGGCAACAACGTCAACGCCGTCAACGAGGGCTACCTGCTCGACGCCACCACCAGCCAGGGCAACCAGGCCTATGTGCGGGCCCAGGCCGAGAGCTCGGCCGCCAACTTCGGCTCCGGCGCGGCCGTGGCCAACGGCGTCGGCAACAACGCGGTCATGGGCGACATCGGCGGGGAGGTGATCGTCGACAACACCCAGTTCAACGAAGGCGGCGGCATCGAGGCGGTGGCGGCCTACACCGGCGGCGAGGGCTATGACGGCCTGGCCTCGGCCAGCGCCAGCGGCAACGCTGTCGTCGGCTACGCCTGCGCCGACTGCTCGGGCCGCCTGACGGTCGCCAACAGCCAGACCAACACCACCGACATCGGCGCCACGGCGACCGCGACGCTGACCACCGGACGCTCTATCTCCGGCGTCGCCAACGCGGTCGGCAACACCGCCACCTACTATGTCAGCCGGCCTGGCGAGTAA
- the hfaB gene encoding holdfast anchoring protein HfaB has protein sequence MVSSSLYRVAGLLSAAALGLAGCATPVAGPSGNYSRAIGTAPVTANPTPYSGALVCMAGYARNSKLVAPRIAVGRIADYTGKSESDGSGRKITQGASLMAMSAFAKAGMPLVERFDTSVSELELKYANNKLISDAPNPAPDQAAEYRRILAGQVPGSDFYVAGGITELNFNIRSSGADLTGGSPDAKELKGSFRARMFVMNIGLDMRLINTRTLEVVDVISYQKQVVGREVGVGLFDFLGGNVFDVSAGAGALEPMQLAVRALVERAVVEMTANLYGMPGPRACLSSDPLGDGTVGITGGYVPAYNNLGTNNAETRSDPSRWNARRDPAVRGRY, from the coding sequence ATGGTCAGTAGCTCCCTCTACCGGGTCGCGGGCCTGCTGAGCGCCGCGGCGCTCGGCCTGGCCGGCTGCGCCACTCCGGTGGCGGGCCCCAGCGGCAACTACTCCCGCGCCATCGGCACCGCGCCGGTCACCGCCAACCCCACCCCCTATTCCGGCGCCCTGGTCTGCATGGCCGGCTACGCCCGCAATTCCAAGCTGGTGGCCCCGCGCATCGCCGTGGGTCGTATCGCCGACTACACCGGCAAGTCGGAGTCCGACGGATCGGGCCGCAAGATCACCCAGGGCGCCTCGCTGATGGCCATGTCGGCCTTCGCCAAGGCCGGCATGCCCCTGGTTGAACGCTTCGACACCTCGGTCTCCGAGCTGGAGCTGAAGTACGCCAACAACAAGCTGATCTCGGATGCTCCGAACCCCGCGCCCGACCAGGCCGCGGAATACCGCCGCATCCTGGCCGGCCAGGTGCCCGGCTCGGACTTCTATGTGGCCGGCGGCATCACCGAGCTGAACTTCAACATCCGCTCCTCCGGCGCCGACCTCACCGGCGGAAGCCCCGACGCCAAGGAGCTGAAGGGCTCCTTCCGCGCGCGCATGTTCGTCATGAACATCGGCCTGGACATGCGGCTCATCAACACCCGCACGCTGGAGGTGGTGGACGTCATCTCCTATCAGAAGCAGGTGGTAGGCCGCGAAGTCGGGGTCGGACTCTTCGACTTCCTGGGCGGCAACGTCTTCGACGTCTCGGCCGGCGCCGGGGCCCTGGAACCCATGCAACTTGCGGTCCGCGCCCTCGTCGAGCGGGCGGTCGTCGAGATGACCGCCAACCTCTACGGCATGCCCGGTCCCCGCGCCTGTCTGTCGTCGGACCCGCTGGGCGACGGCACGGTGGGCATCACCGGCGGCTATGTGCCGGCCTACAACAACCTGGGCACCAACAATGCTGAAACGCGGTCCGATCCTTCTCGCTGGAATGCTCGTCGGGATCCTGCCGTGCGGGGCCGCTACTAG
- the hfaA gene encoding holdfast anchoring protein HfaA encodes MAAAPPAAPRLVWLAGILAVSLVAGQANAQAMATNSADFNAGYGRVAGSENHPVEVSTRDANGNRIIVDGLMLTGEDQSSFSSASGVVDAYAGVGALSGGATAIGNNLTVVTQGNYNTVIINSTQTNTGAVTANASANASANGGVGNGQ; translated from the coding sequence ATGGCCGCAGCTCCCCCCGCCGCGCCGCGTCTTGTCTGGCTCGCCGGCATCCTCGCCGTGAGCCTGGTCGCCGGCCAGGCCAACGCCCAGGCGATGGCCACCAACTCCGCCGACTTCAATGCCGGCTACGGCCGCGTGGCCGGTTCCGAAAACCATCCGGTGGAGGTCTCCACCCGCGACGCCAACGGCAACCGCATCATCGTCGATGGCCTGATGCTGACGGGCGAGGACCAGTCCAGCTTCTCCAGCGCCTCGGGCGTGGTGGACGCCTATGCCGGGGTCGGAGCGCTGTCGGGCGGCGCGACCGCCATCGGCAACAACCTGACCGTGGTCACCCAGGGCAACTACAACACCGTCATCATCAACTCGACCCAGACCAACACCGGCGCGGTCACCGCCAACGCCAGCGCAAACGCCAGTGCAAACGGGGGCGTTGGGAATGGTCAGTAG
- a CDS encoding rhomboid family intramembrane serine protease, whose product MDEPREPMFNAPWPAVAITVAIIGGFGLQSFLPPEQILPTYGFSPAGLSDGRGITLITALFVHGSWGHALMNGAGALAFGTPVARYYGVKFTGALAFLLFYLVCGALANLGYGLVHAGDPHLLVGASGAVAGLMAAAARMIAGKGVPGPYLSPPVLGMTTAWVVVNLLIAVVGFAPGAGGMPVAWEAHLFGYAAGLVLVSPFGWLSRRGVVD is encoded by the coding sequence TTGGACGAACCCCGCGAGCCCATGTTCAACGCTCCTTGGCCCGCCGTGGCTATCACCGTGGCGATCATCGGCGGGTTCGGTCTGCAGTCATTCCTGCCGCCTGAGCAAATCTTGCCGACCTACGGATTTTCGCCCGCCGGCCTGTCGGACGGGCGGGGGATCACCCTGATCACCGCGCTGTTTGTGCACGGGAGCTGGGGGCACGCTCTTATGAATGGGGCAGGCGCGCTGGCCTTCGGGACGCCGGTGGCGCGCTACTATGGTGTGAAGTTCACCGGGGCCTTGGCCTTCCTGCTCTTCTATCTTGTGTGCGGCGCGCTTGCGAACCTGGGTTACGGCCTGGTCCATGCTGGCGACCCCCATCTGCTGGTGGGCGCCTCGGGGGCGGTGGCCGGGCTGATGGCGGCGGCGGCGCGGATGATTGCGGGGAAGGGGGTTCCCGGCCCCTATCTCAGCCCACCGGTGCTGGGCATGACCACCGCGTGGGTTGTGGTGAACCTGCTGATCGCCGTGGTGGGATTCGCGCCAGGCGCCGGCGGCATGCCGGTGGCCTGGGAGGCGCATCTCTTTGGTTACGCCGCAGGCCTGGTCCTGGTGAGCCCCTTTGGCTGGCTATCACGTCGGGGTGTAGTCGATTGA
- a CDS encoding CBS domain-containing protein: protein MLVSQILKAKGDLVFTATPNETVSAICALLHSRRVGAMIIMEGDRVAGIVSERDVVRVMAEQGPSALNQPVSSCMTRDVVFATPDETVNSLLTRMTDRRMRHLPVCENERLIGIVSIGDLVKHKISEVEAEADGLKAYIAAG from the coding sequence ATGCTTGTTTCGCAGATCCTGAAGGCCAAGGGCGACCTGGTCTTCACAGCAACGCCCAATGAGACGGTGAGCGCCATCTGCGCCCTGCTGCACTCAAGGCGTGTGGGGGCCATGATCATCATGGAGGGCGACCGTGTGGCGGGCATCGTCTCCGAGCGCGATGTGGTCCGGGTGATGGCCGAGCAGGGGCCCTCGGCCCTCAATCAGCCGGTCTCAAGCTGCATGACCCGCGACGTGGTGTTCGCAACGCCGGATGAGACGGTGAACTCCCTCCTCACCCGCATGACCGACCGGCGGATGCGGCATTTACCGGTCTGTGAGAACGAGCGGCTGATCGGCATCGTCTCCATCGGCGACCTGGTGAAGCACAAGATCTCCGAGGTCGAGGCCGAGGCGGACGGGCTGAAGGCCTATATCGCGGCGGGATAG
- a CDS encoding RrF2 family transcriptional regulator yields the protein MLSQKARYGLRALVELARAGGGQVTSGELAIRADAPRKFLEAILLELARNKVVVSKRGKFGGYLLGRPAAEISFAEVIRIIDGPLALAPCVSRLSFRKCDDCPDLATCSLREALLRARDATSDVLEGYSLAEAAACEGAEVFKLA from the coding sequence ATGCTCTCGCAAAAGGCCCGCTACGGACTGCGCGCCCTGGTCGAACTGGCCCGGGCGGGCGGAGGACAGGTGACCTCCGGCGAATTGGCCATCCGCGCCGACGCGCCGCGCAAGTTCCTGGAGGCGATTCTGCTGGAGCTGGCCCGCAACAAGGTGGTGGTGAGCAAGCGCGGCAAGTTCGGCGGCTATCTCCTTGGCCGCCCGGCGGCCGAGATCAGCTTCGCCGAGGTCATCCGCATCATAGATGGGCCGCTGGCCCTTGCCCCGTGCGTCAGCCGGCTGTCCTTCCGCAAGTGCGACGACTGCCCCGACCTGGCCACCTGTTCCCTGCGCGAGGCTCTCTTGAGGGCCCGCGACGCCACTTCCGATGTCCTGGAGGGCTACAGCCTGGCCGAGGCCGCCGCCTGCGAAGGCGCCGAGGTGTTCAAGCTCGCCTGA
- a CDS encoding cupin domain-containing protein: MPKIDIAVIPLARGSNYPDPFDQPCNGQSYQKLARDSGLTLFGVNLTVIEPGAWSSQRHWHTHEDEFIWIVEGELTLVTDAGEEILRPGDCAAFKRGAADGHHLVNRTDKPAKVLEIGNADPQDVCTYPDIDMIAGPEPGYKHRDGTPYPPAK; the protein is encoded by the coding sequence ATGCCCAAGATCGACATCGCCGTCATCCCGCTCGCCCGTGGCAGCAACTATCCCGACCCGTTCGACCAGCCCTGCAACGGCCAGAGCTATCAGAAGCTGGCGCGTGACAGCGGGCTGACCCTGTTCGGGGTCAATCTCACGGTGATCGAGCCTGGGGCCTGGTCCAGCCAGCGCCACTGGCACACCCACGAGGACGAGTTCATCTGGATCGTCGAGGGTGAGCTGACCCTGGTGACCGACGCCGGCGAGGAGATCTTGAGGCCCGGCGATTGCGCGGCTTTCAAGCGCGGCGCCGCCGACGGCCATCACCTGGTCAACCGGACCGACAAGCCCGCCAAGGTCCTGGAGATCGGCAACGCCGACCCGCAGGACGTCTGCACCTATCCCGACATCGACATGATCGCGGGGCCGGAACCGGGCTACAAACACCGCGACGGGACGCCCTATCCGCCAGCGAAATAG
- a CDS encoding aldo/keto reductase has translation MQTRKLGPFEVSAIGLGCMSLSHGYGPPAPREQAERVLKGALDAGYTFLDTAAVYGVGHNESLIGEVLGDRRNDYVLASKCGLTNGDKRELNGHPDVLKATCEASLKRLKTDVIDLYYLHRWDKRVPIEDSVGALAELVAQGKIKTIGLSEVSADTLRRAHAVHPITALQTEYSPWTRNPEIAVLQACKDLGVTFVAFSPVGRGFLAGGAMDASAFQEGDMRLGMPRFQGEAFAANLKLFEAFAALAKEAGCTPAQLCLAWLLAKDETIVPIPGTTNPDHMMENAGAAAITLSSEVMARVEALVNPQTVTGPRYSPAMQASIDTEG, from the coding sequence ATGCAGACCCGTAAGCTCGGACCGTTCGAGGTCTCCGCAATCGGCCTGGGCTGCATGAGCCTCTCGCACGGCTACGGACCTCCGGCCCCGCGCGAGCAGGCCGAACGGGTGTTGAAGGGGGCTTTGGACGCCGGCTACACCTTCCTCGACACCGCCGCGGTCTATGGCGTCGGCCATAACGAGTCCCTGATCGGCGAGGTCCTCGGCGATCGCCGCAACGACTACGTCCTCGCCTCCAAATGCGGCCTGACCAATGGCGACAAGCGCGAGCTGAACGGTCATCCCGATGTCCTGAAGGCCACCTGCGAGGCCAGCCTGAAGCGCCTGAAGACCGACGTCATCGACCTCTATTATCTGCACCGCTGGGACAAGCGCGTGCCGATCGAGGATAGCGTCGGCGCCCTGGCCGAGCTGGTGGCCCAGGGAAAGATCAAGACCATCGGCCTGTCGGAGGTGTCGGCCGACACCCTGCGCCGCGCCCACGCCGTCCACCCCATCACCGCCCTGCAGACCGAGTATTCCCCCTGGACCCGCAATCCGGAGATCGCGGTGCTGCAGGCCTGCAAGGATCTGGGCGTGACCTTCGTGGCCTTCAGCCCCGTGGGCCGCGGCTTCCTGGCCGGTGGCGCGATGGACGCATCGGCCTTCCAGGAGGGCGACATGCGTCTGGGCATGCCCCGCTTCCAGGGCGAGGCCTTTGCCGCCAATCTGAAACTGTTCGAGGCCTTCGCGGCCCTGGCGAAGGAGGCCGGCTGCACGCCGGCCCAGCTGTGCCTGGCCTGGCTTCTGGCCAAGGATGAGACCATCGTCCCGATCCCGGGCACCACGAACCCGGATCACATGATGGAGAATGCCGGCGCGGCGGCCATCACGCTCTCGTCGGAAGTGATGGCCAGGGTTGAGGCCCTGGTGAACCCGCAGACGGTGACCGGCCCGCGCTATTCGCCGGCCATGCAGGCGTCGATCGACACCGAGGGCTAG
- a CDS encoding TonB-dependent receptor, whose product MPISPPPPEVEVLVVYAPRLPALGGEAVFAVQQIDAAELKTAPRLDVALKRAPGVSLFRRTGSDAANPTIQGISLRGVAPSGAGRALVTLDGAPQNDSFGGWVIWSALPPEGLESVTIVRGAGAGAYGAGALTGVIALQERGATNGISALDVSLAQRGGARAAVAMGTTGLLLTASAETSDGYVPVRRGRGAADTPTTLDAESFAVRVQGEHDGMVGALRLGIYEEQRGAGLAGANSTASGGSITATVARIINGGGWRLQAWARSSELANTSSAVAAGRVATTPASDQYSTPALGYGFNAAWQGRGEVFSWEVGGDARFADGHAFERFRYLTGAFTRGRESGGATAVAGLYAEGVLDQGDWLVTGGARVDAWRQEDAVRRERDLATGAVTLNQTSPDTSGTTPTARFGVRYRLSEASWLRGAAYAGFRPPTLNELHRPFRVGNDVTEANPTLTPETLYGVEFGVGGDGETRWSGTIFYNRLDDPITNVTVGAGPATFPVAGFIPAGGVLRQRRNAGQIEAWGLEADIARSFGDLTLNGALAATKARVDGGSSAPQLTGKRPAQTPEYTVTAGADWRAGDHLTLSVDLRLESERFEDDLNSRKLAASVGIDARAAWRLTPDSEVYLAAQNLTDARIEVGETGDGTESFAAPRTFRIGFSLRR is encoded by the coding sequence ATGCCGATCAGTCCTCCCCCGCCCGAAGTCGAAGTCCTCGTTGTCTATGCCCCGCGCCTACCGGCCCTGGGCGGGGAGGCGGTGTTCGCGGTCCAGCAGATCGATGCGGCGGAGCTCAAGACCGCGCCGCGTCTGGACGTCGCCCTGAAGCGCGCGCCCGGCGTTTCGCTGTTCCGGCGCACCGGCAGCGACGCGGCCAATCCGACCATCCAGGGCATCTCCCTGCGCGGCGTCGCGCCGTCGGGCGCTGGCCGGGCCCTCGTCACCCTGGATGGGGCGCCGCAAAACGATTCCTTCGGGGGCTGGGTGATCTGGTCGGCCCTGCCGCCGGAAGGTCTGGAGAGTGTCACCATCGTGCGCGGCGCCGGGGCTGGAGCCTACGGCGCGGGTGCGCTCACCGGGGTCATCGCCCTGCAGGAACGCGGCGCGACGAACGGGATTTCGGCGCTCGACGTCTCGTTGGCCCAGCGGGGCGGCGCGCGGGCGGCCGTGGCCATGGGCACGACCGGCCTGCTGTTGACCGCCAGCGCCGAGACCTCCGACGGCTATGTGCCCGTGCGCCGCGGACGCGGCGCGGCCGACACGCCCACAACCCTGGACGCCGAATCCTTCGCCGTCCGGGTGCAGGGAGAGCATGACGGGATGGTCGGCGCCCTGCGGCTCGGGATCTATGAGGAGCAGCGCGGCGCGGGGCTGGCCGGCGCCAACTCCACGGCCAGCGGCGGGTCGATCACCGCGACCGTGGCCAGAATCATCAATGGCGGCGGCTGGCGGCTGCAGGCCTGGGCGCGGTCCAGCGAGCTGGCCAACACCTCCTCGGCCGTCGCGGCCGGCCGCGTGGCCACCACGCCAGCCAGCGACCAGTATTCGACGCCCGCCCTCGGCTACGGCTTCAACGCCGCCTGGCAGGGCCGGGGCGAAGTCTTCTCCTGGGAGGTGGGCGGCGACGCTCGCTTCGCCGACGGCCACGCCTTCGAGCGCTTCCGCTACCTGACCGGCGCCTTCACGCGGGGCCGGGAGTCCGGGGGCGCCACGGCGGTGGCCGGCCTCTATGCCGAGGGCGTGCTGGACCAGGGCGACTGGCTGGTCACCGGCGGCGCGCGGGTCGACGCCTGGCGCCAGGAGGACGCGGTGCGCCGCGAGCGCGACCTGGCCACCGGCGCCGTGACCCTCAATCAGACCTCCCCCGACACCTCAGGCACGACGCCGACGGCGCGGTTCGGGGTGCGCTATCGGCTGAGCGAGGCCAGCTGGCTGCGGGGCGCGGCCTATGCCGGCTTCCGGCCGCCGACCCTCAATGAATTGCACCGTCCATTCCGGGTGGGCAACGACGTCACGGAGGCCAATCCGACCCTGACGCCGGAGACCCTCTACGGCGTCGAGTTCGGGGTCGGTGGCGACGGCGAGACCCGCTGGAGCGGCACGATCTTCTACAACCGTCTGGACGATCCGATCACCAATGTCACCGTCGGCGCCGGCCCCGCGACCTTCCCCGTGGCGGGCTTCATCCCGGCGGGCGGGGTGCTGCGCCAGCGGCGCAACGCCGGCCAGATCGAGGCCTGGGGTCTGGAGGCCGATATCGCGCGGAGCTTCGGCGACCTGACCCTGAACGGCGCGCTCGCGGCCACCAAGGCAAGGGTGGATGGCGGCTCTTCGGCGCCGCAGCTGACCGGCAAGCGTCCGGCTCAGACCCCGGAATATACCGTGACCGCCGGCGCCGACTGGAGGGCGGGCGATCACCTGACCTTGTCGGTGGACCTGCGACTCGAGAGCGAGCGGTTTGAGGACGACCTCAACAGCCGCAAGCTGGCGGCCTCGGTGGGGATCGACGCCCGGGCGGCCTGGCGTCTGACCCCCGACAGCGAGGTCTACCTGGCGGCCCAGAACCTTACCGACGCCCGCATCGAGGTCGGCGAGACCGGCGACGGGACCGAGAGCTTCGCCGCACCCCGGACTTTCCGCATCGGTTTCTCTCTGCGTCGTTGA